A region of the Dickeya chrysanthemi NCPPB 402 genome:
GGTCAGGTTTTAAGTAACGTGATTGCCGAAGCCAAACGCGAGGGAATAAAAGTACTGGCTTATGACCGTATGATTAATAATGCGGATATCGATTTTTACATTTCGTTTGATAATGAAAAAGTCGGAGAGCTTCAGGCACAATATTTAATTAATAAGGTGCCGCAGGGCAGTTATTTTCTGATGGGCGGCTCGCCGGTTGATAATAACGCCAAACTGTTCCGTCAGGGACAGATGAAAGTATTAAAACCATTAATTGATAGCGGCAAGATTAAGGTCGCGGGCGACCAGTGGGTGGATGCCTGGCTGCCGGAAAATGCGCTGAAAATCATGGAAAACGCGTTGACCGCCAACAACAACAAGATTGATGCGGTGGTGGCGTCGAACGATGCGACCGCGGGCGGTGCGATTCAGGCGCTCTCCGCTCAGGGCCTGGCCGGCAAGGTGGCGATATCCGGTCAGGATGCCGACCTGGCGGCCATCAAGCGGATCGGGTCCGGCACTCAGACCATGACCGTGTACAAACCGATTAGCAAACTGGCGCAGGACGCGGCGACTATCGCGGTGTTGCTGGGGCAGGGGAAAAAACCGGAGTCTAACGCCACGCTCAATAACGGCAAGAAAGAGGTGCCTGCCTTCCTGTTGACGCCTATCCCGGTCGATAAGGCGAATATCGATAGCACCGTCGTCGCCGACGGATTCCATAAGAAAGCGGATATCTATTAACCCGTTCGTTCGTCGTCCGGCGAACCGCAGCCGCGGTATTGCCGGATGTGCGGCATCGGCCAGGTGGAGGGGGTATGCCGTATCTGTTGGAAATGAAAAACATCACCAAGGCTTTCGGGGCGGTGAAAGCGGTAGACAATGTCAGTCTGCAACTGGACGCAGGGCAGGTGTTGTCGCTGTGCGGCGAGAACGGTTCCGGCAAGTCGACATTGATGAAAGTGCTGTGCGCGGTTTATCCCTACGGCAGCTATGAAGGCAGCATCCGATTCGCTGGCGATGAGCTGCGAGCCGGGCATATCCGTGATACCGAGCAGAAAGGAATCGCCATCATTCATCAGGAACTGGCGCTGGTTAAAGAGATGACAGTGCTGGAGAACATTTTTCTTGGTAATGAATGGACGTATGCCGGTGTGATGGATTACGACGCCATGTACCTGCGTTGTCAGACTATGCTGGCGCAGGTGCGGCTGGATATCGACCCGAATACCCGCGTCGGCGAACTGGGGTTAGGTCAACAGCAACTGGTGGAGATCGCCAAAGCGCTGAATAAGCAAGTCAGGCTGCTGATTCTCGATGAACCGACCGCGTCGCTGACCGAACGGGAAACCGGTGTATTGCTGGATATCGTGCGTGACCTGCGTCACCACGGTATCGCCTGTATCTACATCTCCCACAAGCTTAACGAGGTCAAGGCGATTTCCGATGTGATCTGCGTGATCCGCGATGGCAGGCACATCGGCACCTGTCCGGCGGATTCGCTCAGCGAGGATCAGATTATCGCCATGATGGTGGGGCGCGAGCTGACGGAGCTGTATCCGAACGAGCCGCATCAGATCGGTGAAGAGGTGTTGCGGGTGGAGCACCTGACCGCCTGGCACCCGGTCAACCGGCATATTCGCCGGGTAGACGATGTGTCGTTCAGCCTGCACCGTGGTGAAGTGCTGGGGATCGCCGGGTTGGTCGGTGCCGGGCGCACCGAGACGGTTCAGTGCCTGTTCGGTGCCTATCCGGGGCAATGGCAGGGCGAAATCCGTGTGGAAGGAAAGCCAGTCGTTATCCGCCACTGCCGGCAGGCGATGGCGCTGGGGATCGCCATGGTGCCGGAAGACCGTAAAAAAGACGGCATTATTCCGGTAATGAGCGTGGCGCAGAATATTACACTGGCGGCGCTCGACCAGTTCACCGGTGCACTGTCGGTGTTGCGGGATGCTGATGAACAGCACAGCCTGCGGGAGTCGATAACCCATCTGAAAGTCAAAACAGCGTCGCCGGAACTGGCGATTGCCCGTCTCAGCGGCGGCAACCAGCAAAAGGCCATTCTGGCGAAGTGCCTGCTGTTGCGCCCGAAAATCCTGATTCTGGATGAACCGACCCGCGGGATCGATATCGGCGCAAAATATGAAATCTACAAATTGATCAATCAGTTGGTGAAGCAACAGATCGCCGTCATCGTGATTTCCTCTGAACTGCCCGAAGTGTTGGGCCTGAGCGACCGGGTGCTGGTGATGCATCAGGGGCGGCTCAAGGCGGATTTACCCAACCGCGGCCTGACGCAGGAGCAGGTGATGGAAGCTGCATTAAGGAGTGAGCCTCATGCTGAAAACCTGGCTGTCTGACCGTACGCCTGCACTGGCGACGTCTTCCGGCGGAACGTCTCGTCGGCGTTCTTTCAATTTACAGGTGCTGGTGATGGTCGCGGCGATCATTGCGATCATGCTGTTTTTCACCTTTATGACCGATGGCGCGTACCTCAGCGCCCGCAATATTTCCAACCTGCTGCGCCAAACCGCCATCACCGGCATTCTGGCGGTGGGTATGGTGTTTGTGATTATTTCCGCCGAAATCGACCTGTCGGTCGGCTCCATGATGGGGCTGCTGGGCGGCGTGGCGGCGATTCTGGATGTCTGGTACGGCTGGCCGTTGCCCCTGACCGTGGCGGTGACGCTGTTATTGGGGTTGTTGCTCGGCGCCTGGAACGGCTGGTGGGTGGCGTATCGGCGCGTGCCGTCGTTCATTGTGACGCTGGCTGGCATGCTGGCGTTTCGCGGCGTGCTGATTGGTATTACCAATGGCACCACGGTATCGCCCACCAGCCCGGCAATGTCGCAGATTGGTCAGAGTTATTTGCCGGAAGGTATGGGATTTTTGTTCGGTATCGTTGGGCTGACGCTGTTTGTGGTATGGCGCTGGCGTCAGCGGCGGCGTCGCCGGCATCTGGGGTTGCCGGTGGCGTCGGCTTCCGGTGATGCCGCTCGCCAGTCGCTGATGGCGGTGCTGGTACTGGGCGCTATCTATTTACTGAATGATTATCGGGGCGTGCCGACACCGGTACTGCTGCTGACGCTTATCATGCTGGGCGGCATGTTTATGGCGATGCGTACGGCTTTCGGACGACGCATTTATGCCGTCGGCGGCAATATCGATGCCGCCCGCCTGTCGGGGGTGAATGTCGAGCGTACCAAGCTGACGGTGTTCGCCATCAACGGCCTGATGGTGGCGGTAGCGGGGCTGGTGCTCAGTTCCCGACTGGGAGCCGGGTCGCCGTCTGCCGGGAATATCGCGGAACTGGACGCTATCGCCGCCTGCGTCATCGGCGGTACCAGTCTGGCGGGTGGAGTCGGCAGTGTGGCCGGTGCGGTGATGGGGGCATTCATCATGGCGTCGCTGGATAACGGTATGAGTATGCTCGATGTGCCCACCTTTTGGCAGTACATCGTCAAGGGCGGCATTTTGCTGTTGGCGGTGTGGATGGATACCGCCACCAAGCACAAAGCCTGACCACTGTGGATGACAGGGATGACGGTACGTCTGCGGCAAAATCAGCGAAACAGTTCGCAAAGTAAGGAAATGGATTTTGGGCTGCCGGTCGGCCGTGCTATTTAGGCGAAAGACCGGCTTTCGACGCCGGATTTCGCCTGAGGAAAGGTGATGCCCGCTATCGCACTGTCCAACGAGAACGTATCGCCATGTTTGAGAAACGCTACCGTATTACATTGCTGTTTAATGCCAACAAAGTGTACGACCGGCAGGTAGTCGAAGGTGTGGGAGAATACCTGCAAGCGTCTCAGTGTGACTGGGATATCTTCATTGAGGAAGACTTCCGTTGCCGTATCGACAATATCCGCGACTGGCTGGGGGACGGCGTGATCGCGGATTTCGATGACCCGGCGATTGTCGCGTTGTTATCCGGGGTGCGCGTGCCGCTGGTGGGCGTGGGCGGCTCTTATCACCATCCACCGGATTACCCGCCGGTGCATTACATCGCCACCGACAATTATGCGTTGGTGGAGAGTGCGTTTTTGCATCTCAAAAATAAAGGGTTGAACCGATTCGCGTTTTACGGCCTGCCGATATCGGTGGGGAAGCGATGGGCGCAAGAGCGGGAACAGGCTTTTCGCCAGTTGGTGTCGGCGGAGCAGTATCAAGGCGTAGTGTATCAGGGCATGGAGACGTCGCCGGACAACTGGCAGTATGCCCAGAACCGGTTGGCGGACTGGATCCAAACCTTGCCGCCACAAACCGGTATTATCGCCGTAACGGATGCCCGCGCCCGCCATCTGTTGCAGGTGTGCGAGCACTTGAATATCGCAGTGCCGGAAAAGCTGTGTGTAATTGGTATCGACAATGAAGAACTCACCCGTTACCTGTCGCGCGTCGCGCTATCTTCGGTGGCGCAAGGGACGCGGCAGATGGGGTATCGAGCCGCCAAATTGCTGCACCAGCTGTTGCTGGCGCCCTATTCGCTGCCGTTGCAACGTGTTCTGGTGCCACCGTTACGGGTGGTGGAACGTAGCTCCACTGATTACCGTTCGGTGCGCGACCCGGCGGTGATTCAGGCGATGCACTTTATCCGCCATCATGCCTGCAAAGGCATTAAGGTGGAACAGGTGTTGGATGCGGTTGGGTTGTCGCGTTCCAATCTTGAAAAACGCTTTAAAGATGAAACCGGGCAAACGATTCACGGCATCATCCATGCTGAAAAGCTGGAGAGGGCAAGAAACCTGCTGGTGTCGACCTCGTTGTCGATTAACGAGATTTCAACGATGTGCGGGTATCCTTCGTTACCGTACTTTTATTCTGTTTTTCGCAAAGATTACGACCTGACGCCGCGCGAATACCGTGAGCGTTATGGTGAAGGCGGTTACGACGATAGTCGCTATGATAATGTTCAGACGACCTATCGGTGTTACCGATGAGCAACGGGGATTATGGTACGACGATGAGAGTTTCGGGGTATAACATGCCCGAAGATGACGAGCGAGAAACAACGTTGGGAGCGACGGCGCGTGCGCGCCGCCGTCATGGTCGCCTGGTTCAGGCAGGCACACGCCAGTAATCGTAATAAATATGCTCGACCTGAAAATTCACATCGTCCTTGTCGTTACTCAGCCGGCTGGCCAGCGTGAATGCGAAATCGAACGCGACGCCGAGCCCTTTGCCGCTGATCAGGTTGCCGTCTTCCACCACTTTTTGGTCGACATATACGCCGTCGGTCACGTCTTTCCAGAGGTCGCCTGAGCAGACGTAGCGGCGCCCTTTCAGCAAATGGTTACCACCCAGCACTCTGGCGGCTGCCGAGCAGAGTGGGCAAATCAGTTTGCCTGCCTCGTCATGGCGGCGGATAAATTCCGTCACCAGCGGGTTGGCCGCCAGGTTCACTGTGCCTTGCGGCCCCCCCGGAATTACCACGGCATCAAACAGCTGGTCCATACTTCTTTCCAGCAGGGCATCTGCAAACATGCGGATATTATGGTAACTAGGCAATTCCAGCCTATCGTGACAGGAAAGCAGGGTGACGTTTAGCTTCGTACGATGCAACACATCGATCACCATAATCGCTTCCGCTTCTTCGAATCCGGGAGCCAACAGAATGGCGACGTTCTTGGCCATGGTATCTCCAGCAATAATCAAGGGGGGAGGGACGAACATCTGTGCCGCCGAGGATAGCAAAGAAACTAACTTAAATTGAAACATCGTTTCAATATTGAGTGGTGGGTCGCGTAATCGATGTTTGCTCGTCTGCACCGTCGATAAATAGCGCTATACTCGCTCCCTTCATACTGCTGTAACCGCGCCGGAAAGACAGGGGCATCGCAGGTGTCTGGAATGACGCTGTGGCGACACGGTTTGATACGCACACCCTCTTTGACGGCTATTTCATATAAGAACGAATCACCGTCACGATCGCTTCCAAATCGGTGGCGCGTTCCGCAGGATCGGCTTCTTCATTCATCAGATGGTCGCGGATGTGGCCTTCCAGCACTTCACCCATCAATCCGTTCACTGCCCCTCGAATAGCGGCAATCTGTTGCAGAATTTCCAGACAGGAGCGCCCGCCGCCGTCCAGGGCTTTTTCCAGTGCTTCTGCCTGGCCTTTGATGCGTCTGACGCGTGTCAGCAGTTTCTTTTTTTCATGAACAGTGTGAGGCATGGCGGCTCCCGTCTTGTATCACCCTATACTGGGGTATAGTATGTTTTCATCATTTCATTTTCAGGCTGGCCTATCGGCTGCCTGATTCGGACGCTAACTATGACGGATTTTTCCTTACTTTTGCAGCAGGGTGTCGCTAATGCCTGGTTATTTATCCCCAGCGCTGTTCTGTTGGGGGCGCTGCATGGCCTGGAGCCGGGTCACTCCAAGACCATGATGGCGGCGTTTATCGTGGCAATCCGCGGCACGGTGAAGCAGGCGGTAATGCTGGGCGTCGCCGCTACATTGTCTCATACCGCCGTGGTCTGGTTGATTGCGTTGGGTGGGATGTATTTGAGCCGGCAGTTTACCGCTGAATCCGCCGAGCCCTGGCTACAGTTTATTTCCGGCATCATTATTTTGGGGACTGCCATCTGGATGTTCTGGCGTACCTGGCGCGACGAGTGGGCATGGAAACAACACCAGCATAGTCATGGTCACCATCATGACCACGGCCACGACCACGAGCATCACGATCACGAACATGCCCATCATCACCATGATGTTTCTCATGCTGATCATCATTCTGGTCATCAACATGATCACACGCGGCCTCAGGGTGAATATCAGGATGCACATGAACGGGCGCACGCCGACGAGATTCGCCAGCGCTTTGCCAACCGGGAGGCGACCAATGGGCAGATTCTATTGTTTGGCCTCACCGGCGGATTGATTCCCTGTCCGGCCGCTATTACGGTGCTGCTGTTGTGTATTCAGGTGAAGGCTTTTACGCTGGGGGCGGCACTGGTGGTCTGTTTCAGTATCGGACTGGCATTGACGCTGGTAGCGGTTGGCGTAGGCGCGGCGCTTAGCGTACAGCATGCCGGCCGCCGCTGGCCGGGATTCGCCGCACTGGCGCGGCGGGCACCTTACTTCTCCAGTGTGCTGATCGCGCTGGTAGGGACGTATATGCTGTTGCATGGCTGGGTACGTTTGCCGTTATAACCGTGCCGACAGTTGTAAAAACGGCGATGTTGTGGCCTTGCTTGCAAGCCTGAGGTTGCCGTTGTGAATTTTTTTCCTGAAAATCCGCCTCTTCTCTTCCGGTCCGCGGGAAAAGATGTTTAAATTATCAATCATAAAATTTGCATAAATATGCATTGATGCGCGATGGTTCATCGCAGTCGATTCTGATGACGCTGTGTCGTGCGCGTCTCAATGCATAACCAGACATTGCGTAACCCGGCGGCAGGGCTGCTAAGCTTAACGCCATCGAAATCAAGCAGGGACTAATAGTTATGACGACGATTTTGAAACATCTTCCGGTGGGCCAGCGGATTGGGATTGCTTTCTCCGGTGGTTTGGATACCAGCGCAGCCTTATTGTGGATGCGTCAGAAAGGCGCTGTGCCGTATGCCTATACCGCGAATCTGGGCCAGCCTGATGAAGATGACTATGACGCCATTCCACGTCGTGCCAAAGAGTACGGTGCTGAAAACGCCCGTCTGATCGATTGCCGTAAACAACTGGTAGCGGAAGGTATTGCTGCGATTCAGTGCGGTGCGTTCCATAACACGACCGGCGGTATGACCTACTTTAACACTACCCCGCTGGGCCGCGCAGTGACCGGCACGATGCTGGTCGCCGCGATGAAGGAAGACGGCGTGAATATCTGGGGCGACGGCAGTACTTACAAAGGTAACGACATTGAGCGTTTCTATCGCTACGGTCTGCTGACCAACGCCGAGCTGAAAATTTACAAACCCTGGCTGGATACCGACTTCATCGACGAACTGGGCGGCCGTCAGGAGATGTCCGAGTTTATGACGAAGTCGGGCTTCGATTACAAAATGTCGGCGGAAAAAGCTTACTCCACCGACTCCAACATGCTGGGCGCAACGCACGAAGCGAAGGATCTGGAATTCCTCAACTCCAGCGTGAAAATCGTCAATCCAATCATGGGTGTGAAATTCTGGGACGAAAACGTACGTATTCCGGCCGAAGAAGTAACGGTACGGTTCGAACGCGGCCACCCGGTAGCGCTGAACGGGCAGACATTCTCTGACGACGTGGAATTGCTGCTGGAAGCCAATCGCATCGGCGGTCGCCACGGTCTTGGCATGAGCGATCAGATCGAAAACCGTATCATTGAGGCGAAAAGCCGCGGTATTTATGAAGCGCCGGGGATGGCGTTGCTGCACATTGCCTACGAGCGCCTGGTTACGGGGATTCATAACGAAGACACCATCGAGCAGTACCACGCTCATGGTCGCCAACTGGGACGTTTGCTGTATCAGGGCCGCTGGTTCGATCCACAGGCGTTGATGCTGCGTGATGCCCTGCAACGTTGGGTGGCCAGCGAAATTACCGGCGAAGTGACGCTGGAACTGCGTCGCGGCAACGACTACTCGATTCTGAACACCGTATCGGACAACCTGACCTACAAGCCGGAACGTCTGACGATGGAAAAAGGCGAATCCGTCTTCTCGCCGGATGACCGTATCGGCCAGCTGACGATGCGTAATCTGGATATCACGGATACTCGCGAAAAACTGTTTAATTACGTGGAAAGCGGGCTGATTTACTCCGGCAACGCCGGCCTGCCGCAGGTTGCTACCCCATCGCTGCAAGACAAGTCTGCAAAATAATCTCGGACTGAATGTAACAAGGGCATCCTATCGGGATGCCCTTGTTTTTTTACGCGCCGTCTTTTGCTTCCCGGCTCCGATGCTCATGTGAATATCAGCGGTTGTTGACCAGATGTTTTTCAACACGGCCCAGCAAGGTGCGCAATTGGTTTTTTTCTTCTTCACTGAATGGGGAGAGAATATCGCGTTCATTTGCGACGTGTTCTTCCACTACCCGGTTGATGAGGGCAAAACCTTCATCGGTCAACTGGATATTTACGGAGCGGCGGTCACCTTCAATCGGCATTCGACGCAGCCAGCCGGCTTGTTCCAGCCTGTCGAGCCGGCTTGTCAACGTGCTGTTGTTAATCATCAGTGCGCTGACAATCTGGGATGGGCTGATGGCATAAGGCGCGCCGCGTCTGCGTAGCGTCGCCAGAATGTCGAACTCGCGTGCGCTCAATTTATATTTGCTGAACACTTTGTCCAGTGCGCGGTCAATCAACAAACTGGTGCGAGAGAGGGTGCCAATCACCAACATCGGTTCAACATCAAGATCGGGGCGTTCATTGCGCCATTGTTGAACTATATCAGATACTTCCAGGTAGCGTGCCATTAACTAATATCCTTAATTAATATATACCCAAAATAATTCGAGTTGCAGGAAGGCAGCCAACGCACCTGCAACGTGAAGTATGACGGGTATAAAAGACCATTCCTTTTTATTGCAGCGTAGGTCAATACCGTTACGCGATCAACCCTACTGTAATATTCTTTAGAGAAATATTCAACGCAGTATGTTATTGACACGGTAATTATGTGAACGTATATTACGAAATCGTAATGTGTAGTGTTGTTTATCGGTGTCACAGGATGTGATGCATCAAGATAAAGGACGATCACAGTGAGTAAGTCAGGAGAACTGCACATGGATGTGCGCCTTCTGTGCGCCTTCTGTACGGCCGGAGAGGCTGTACATGCCTCAGGCTGAGCCGGTTCGGTAAGCCGGATCGCGCTTTTTGGCAGACACAGTTTGAGGAAGGTTCATCTCGTGAAATTAAAAGACTTCGCTTTCTATGCCCCTTGCGTCTGGGGCACCACCTACTTTGTTACGACCCAGTTTCTTCCTGCCGACAAGCCGTTGCTGGCTGCGCTGATTCGTGCGTTGCCGGCGGGTCTTGTTCTCATTTTTGGTAAAAAGCTCCCGCCGGTCAGCTGGTTATGGCGATTATTTGTGCTGGGGGCACTCAATATCGGCGTATTTTTCGTCATGCTGTTTTTTGCGGCTTATCGTCTGCCCGGCGGTGTCGTGGCGCTGGTGGGGTCACTTCAACCGCTTGTCGTCATTCTACTGTCTTTCCTGTTGTTGACGCAGCCGGTGCTGAAAAAACAGATAATGGCGGCGGTTGCCGGCGGGATCGGCATTGTCTTGCTGATTTCATTGCCGGAAGAGCCGTTAAATCCGGCTGGGCTGGCGGCATCGGTACTGGCGACGGTGAGTATGGCGTCGGGGTTAGTGCTGACCAAGAAATGGGGCCGCCCGGCCAGAATGACGATGCTGACGTTCACCGGCTGGCAGCTATTCTGTGGCGGGTTGGTGATTCTGCCGGTACAGATGTTTTTGGAGCCGCTGCCGGATGCCATCACCTGGACTAACCTCGCCGGTTATTTTTACCTGGCTATCCCCGGCTCGCTGTTGGCGTATTTTATGTGGTTTTCCGGTCTTGAGGTTAATTCTCCGGTCATTATGTCGATGTTGGGTTTTCTCAGCCCAATGGTTGCGTTGTTAGTGGGATTTTTATTCCTTCACCAGGGGTTGTCCGGTCCGCAATTGGTGGGTGTGGTACTCATTTTTTCAGCAATTATTATTGTGCAGGATATCTCGTTATTTTTCAGAAGAAAAAATCAATGCCATTAACACGGTCTGATTTTACTTCTAAATGAAATAATATTTTTTGATGTGTGTAGAGAAATTTAACTGATTGGGCAATGTGCTGAGGTGTTGAAAATCGCAATGCATTGAATCTTCTGTATGCCAGTTTTTTGAATGTTAAAAAATAATTAACCTAATACATTTTGGTGATTAAATTAATCGTTAATATCTTGCAGACAGGAAAATAATTTTTTAATTTAATGAGAAGGTGATGTGACGATCGGCAACGTCAGCTGTCGAGGGTTAATCTCACTCGATAATCATGCAGGATGCATTGTTATCAATAATATCATGTACTAATGATTGCTATGTCATTGATGCCAGACGTGAGTCATACCTGCGTCTGCAGGAAAGACATCGTCCGGATATAAACTGACATAATCCCCCCAGGATGAGAGAATATTATGTCTAAAACGGATTTTTCGCATGAATTGCTGCGGTTTAGTGACGAAGTAAAGGACGCGTTGCATACCGGTAAGCCGGTGGTGGCGCTCGAGTCAACAGTGATTGCCCATGGCCTGCCTTACCCCGACAATGTCGCCACCGCCCAAAAAATCGAAGCGGTCGTGCGTGCCGAAGGGGCGATTCCTGCGACGATTGGTATCGAAAACGGCCGATTTCTGATTGGCATGTCAGATGCCGATATCGAACGGTTTGGTGCGACCAACGGTATTCCAAAAGCCAGCAGCCGTGATATTCCGGTGATTCTGGCGCAAGGGGGAAAAGGTGCCACCACTGTGGCGTCGTCGTTAGTGGCGGCGGATCTGGCCGGCATCGCGTTTTTCGCGTCGGCCGGTATTGGCGGCGTACACCGCGGGGCGGAAAAGTCGATGGATATCTCTGCCGACCTGGTCCAGTTTACCCGCTCCCGGGTTGCCGTCGTGTGCGCCGGCGCCAAGAGTATTTTGGATCTTGGTCTGACGCTTGAATACCTGGAAACCCAGTGCGTACCTATCATTTCCTATCAATCTGACGATTTTCCCGCGTTTTACTGCCGTTCCAGTGATTTTCCCAGCCCCCATCGCCTGGATGACCCTGCTGTGGTTGCTCGTTCCATTGAGATGCACTGGAAGCTGGGTAACCGTAGTTCAGTGCTGATTACCCACCCTATTCATGAAAGCGAGGCTATCGATAAAGATGAGGTCGAGTCGATTATCCGTGAAGCCGCGCTTCAGGCGGAACATGAGGGAATTCGCGGGCCGGGCGCCACGCCGTATTTGATGCGTGCCGTCGCCAGGGCGACGCAAGGACGAACAGTAAAAGCGAATATGTCGGTACTGATCAGTACGGCGGCGTTGGCCGGCAAACTGGCCTGCGCCCATACCGATTACCTGCGACAGCACAATCAGGCATAAGGATATGTCTCATGAAACCACTGGTTATTTTTGATTTAGACGGCACGCTGGTCGATACGCCGAGCGGTATCGTCAGTGCGTTTGTGACGACATTGCGTGATCTGGGTCTGCCGTGTGAGGATCGCCGCGCTATTCGCGCCACCATCGGTTTACCGCTGGAAAAAGCGTTTAGCCAGCTTTTGTCGCTGCCGGTTGATGATGAACGGGTTGCGGCGGCTATCAGGCGATATCAGGCTGTTTTCCGCGAGCAGGTGCTGCCTCTGGCGCCAGGGCTGGTATTCCCGGGGGTGGTGGACGGCCTGAGCTTGCTCCAACGCCAGGGCTATGCGTTGGCGGTAGCCACCAGCAAGGTCTTTGTCAGCGCTCAGGCATTGCTGGAGGCGGCGGGATTGTGGCCGTTCTTCGATCTGGTGCTGGGGGCCGATATGGTAACGCACCCTAAGCCGCACCCTGAAATGGGGTTGCTGGCGATGTCGCGTCTGGGGGCCGGTGCCTCAACCACCGCCATGGTGGGAGACACCACCCATGATCTGTTGATGGCGAAACAAGCGGGGATGGTGGCTATCGGGGTTACCTGGGGTATTCATCACGTCGAGCAGCTTAAATCGGCGGAGCCGCAGGTTATTGTTGATACATTCGGCGAGGTAGTCGGGGCTGCCCACGCATTATTAAAATTGTCTTCGTCCCCGGTGTCTTATTATTAATTCTTTCTGATTTTTCTTAATCGATTTATTTGTTCTGCATAGGTATTTGGCCTGAAGACAGGAGTCTTCGGCTAAATACTGTATATACCCGTCATACTTCAAGTTGCAGGTGCGTTGGCTGCGTTCGTTCACCCGAATCACTTACCTGAGTAAGCTCATCGGGATGAAATGAGAGACATCCTGTCTCTCACCAGAGGCCAGCCGTTGGCTGGTCAAATTCGTTCCCGACGAATTGGTCACTCTCTTGCCGCCTTCCTGCAACTCGAATTATTTCGGGTATATGACGTTTTTACCTTGAAATAAACCTGTTAATTATATTTTTACCGATTCATGTATGAGGATTGTAATGGATAACATCTCGAATCACGCGATGAATTACCCCGCATTGGTATTGAATAAAGGATTATTACCGAATGATGACACCGCTTCGCTGTCTCGTTATCTTTTTTCTGCCCTGACATTGGCTGTGTCGCGTATTACTCAAAGCGAGGAAATGGTGGTTGGTTTTCATTTGCCGCCACAAGAAGTCTCTGTTTGGGAAAATAACAATCATATTCATGGGGATATTATTCCCCTGAATATTCCATTGAATAGTTCTACGCCAATTTGCGGATTTATTCAGAATATAACGGACTGGATGACGCCGGACACTATTCAGCAGAACAATGACATGAACATCCGGGTGCTGACATTGGGCAGACAACAGGCACCGCCTGATGTCTTTGACCTGGAAGTGACATGGCGGCCGCCCGTGGATAATGAGCCGGTTCGGGCGCTGGTTTGTTATGTCGATAGCAGCGAAGAGACATTCACGTTAACGCTACGGTCTAATCCCGCTCGTTTTAGTTCGGCACTGGTGCAGACATTGCCTGCGGTATGGCGCCAGATAATCGAGTTTGCCGGAAAAAACGGTGTGGAAACGCTACGAGATATCCGTCTGATTGACGACGATGAGCGTGACCATGTCCTGCATCGCTTTAATCAGACCGACCACGCA
Encoded here:
- the xylF gene encoding D-xylose ABC transporter substrate-binding protein, whose translation is MKMKHVLLSACAALVMLGQPGFAKEVKIGMAIDDLRLERWQKDRNIFVKSAEEKGAKVFVQSANGNEGTQISQIENMINRGVDVLVIIPYNGQVLSNVIAEAKREGIKVLAYDRMINNADIDFYISFDNEKVGELQAQYLINKVPQGSYFLMGGSPVDNNAKLFRQGQMKVLKPLIDSGKIKVAGDQWVDAWLPENALKIMENALTANNNKIDAVVASNDATAGGAIQALSAQGLAGKVAISGQDADLAAIKRIGSGTQTMTVYKPISKLAQDAATIAVLLGQGKKPESNATLNNGKKEVPAFLLTPIPVDKANIDSTVVADGFHKKADIY
- a CDS encoding xylose ABC transporter ATP-binding protein; translation: MPYLLEMKNITKAFGAVKAVDNVSLQLDAGQVLSLCGENGSGKSTLMKVLCAVYPYGSYEGSIRFAGDELRAGHIRDTEQKGIAIIHQELALVKEMTVLENIFLGNEWTYAGVMDYDAMYLRCQTMLAQVRLDIDPNTRVGELGLGQQQLVEIAKALNKQVRLLILDEPTASLTERETGVLLDIVRDLRHHGIACIYISHKLNEVKAISDVICVIRDGRHIGTCPADSLSEDQIIAMMVGRELTELYPNEPHQIGEEVLRVEHLTAWHPVNRHIRRVDDVSFSLHRGEVLGIAGLVGAGRTETVQCLFGAYPGQWQGEIRVEGKPVVIRHCRQAMALGIAMVPEDRKKDGIIPVMSVAQNITLAALDQFTGALSVLRDADEQHSLRESITHLKVKTASPELAIARLSGGNQQKAILAKCLLLRPKILILDEPTRGIDIGAKYEIYKLINQLVKQQIAVIVISSELPEVLGLSDRVLVMHQGRLKADLPNRGLTQEQVMEAALRSEPHAENLAV
- the xylH gene encoding xylose ABC transporter permease XylH — encoded protein: MLKTWLSDRTPALATSSGGTSRRRSFNLQVLVMVAAIIAIMLFFTFMTDGAYLSARNISNLLRQTAITGILAVGMVFVIISAEIDLSVGSMMGLLGGVAAILDVWYGWPLPLTVAVTLLLGLLLGAWNGWWVAYRRVPSFIVTLAGMLAFRGVLIGITNGTTVSPTSPAMSQIGQSYLPEGMGFLFGIVGLTLFVVWRWRQRRRRRHLGLPVASASGDAARQSLMAVLVLGAIYLLNDYRGVPTPVLLLTLIMLGGMFMAMRTAFGRRIYAVGGNIDAARLSGVNVERTKLTVFAINGLMVAVAGLVLSSRLGAGSPSAGNIAELDAIAACVIGGTSLAGGVGSVAGAVMGAFIMASLDNGMSMLDVPTFWQYIVKGGILLLAVWMDTATKHKA
- the xylR gene encoding D-xylose utilization transcriptional activator XylR (D-xylose enhances binding of XylR to the xyl promoter and activates transcription.) — encoded protein: MFEKRYRITLLFNANKVYDRQVVEGVGEYLQASQCDWDIFIEEDFRCRIDNIRDWLGDGVIADFDDPAIVALLSGVRVPLVGVGGSYHHPPDYPPVHYIATDNYALVESAFLHLKNKGLNRFAFYGLPISVGKRWAQEREQAFRQLVSAEQYQGVVYQGMETSPDNWQYAQNRLADWIQTLPPQTGIIAVTDARARHLLQVCEHLNIAVPEKLCVIGIDNEELTRYLSRVALSSVAQGTRQMGYRAAKLLHQLLLAPYSLPLQRVLVPPLRVVERSSTDYRSVRDPAVIQAMHFIRHHACKGIKVEQVLDAVGLSRSNLEKRFKDETGQTIHGIIHAEKLERARNLLVSTSLSINEISTMCGYPSLPYFYSVFRKDYDLTPREYRERYGEGGYDDSRYDNVQTTYRCYR
- a CDS encoding DJ-1/PfpI family protein translates to MAKNVAILLAPGFEEAEAIMVIDVLHRTKLNVTLLSCHDRLELPSYHNIRMFADALLERSMDQLFDAVVIPGGPQGTVNLAANPLVTEFIRRHDEAGKLICPLCSAAARVLGGNHLLKGRRYVCSGDLWKDVTDGVYVDQKVVEDGNLISGKGLGVAFDFAFTLASRLSNDKDDVNFQVEHIYYDYWRVPA
- a CDS encoding metal/formaldehyde-sensitive transcriptional repressor — its product is MPHTVHEKKKLLTRVRRIKGQAEALEKALDGGGRSCLEILQQIAAIRGAVNGLMGEVLEGHIRDHLMNEEADPAERATDLEAIVTVIRSYMK